One Cellulomonas sp. Y8 DNA segment encodes these proteins:
- a CDS encoding acyltransferase encodes MTIETTTSARVEGVDALRGLAAIAVFICHIGGYWGFLDLPGKLPQLVAAGAHGVDVFIVISGFCLALPLAGHRRPLRVPQFYGRRAWRILPPYYVALAIAAVLALLPATWHLTVARQASLGDVLLHLVTGQAWVPGEVGTINGSLWSVALEVQLYLLFPLLVLAWRRWGIVPVLIGAVALDLAWRGSGALGGPAPLGSDLVVPARLDQFVAGMACAVAIRAGFTWSVRRGLVVFAIATLAALGTSTLDLGVFTGVAWAAAGSSAVLLLAGPLGRALGGTVLDRFGARSFSFYLPAAPAGPARRRPGRGAAARRDAGPARHRRARGVRRHGSARGSDVPRGRAAQPPRRASTLPGHRRAAAAHAGRHAGRPARRPPRADAGVIVPRPDEPREATRTARAAERRVGVLGRPARGGRRHPRPPVLQTVTTSTVLAIAWISWAVDVRRGRRDP; translated from the coding sequence GTGACGATCGAGACCACCACGAGTGCGCGCGTCGAGGGGGTCGACGCCCTGCGCGGACTGGCCGCGATCGCCGTGTTCATCTGCCACATCGGCGGCTACTGGGGCTTCCTCGACCTGCCGGGCAAGCTCCCGCAGCTCGTCGCGGCCGGAGCGCACGGCGTCGACGTGTTCATCGTCATCTCCGGGTTCTGCCTCGCCCTCCCGCTCGCCGGGCATCGGCGGCCGCTGCGGGTCCCGCAGTTCTACGGCCGCCGCGCGTGGCGGATCCTGCCGCCGTACTACGTCGCCCTCGCGATCGCCGCCGTGCTCGCGCTGCTCCCGGCGACCTGGCACCTGACCGTCGCCCGGCAGGCGTCCCTCGGGGACGTCCTGCTGCACCTCGTCACCGGGCAGGCGTGGGTGCCCGGCGAGGTCGGCACCATCAACGGGTCCCTGTGGTCCGTCGCGCTCGAGGTGCAGCTCTACCTGCTGTTCCCGCTCCTGGTCCTCGCGTGGCGCCGCTGGGGCATCGTCCCCGTGCTCATCGGGGCGGTCGCGCTCGACCTGGCCTGGCGCGGGTCGGGCGCGCTCGGCGGCCCCGCGCCCCTCGGCTCCGACCTCGTCGTCCCGGCCCGGCTCGACCAGTTCGTCGCCGGCATGGCGTGCGCCGTGGCGATCCGCGCCGGCTTCACCTGGTCGGTTCGCCGCGGCCTGGTCGTGTTCGCGATCGCCACCCTGGCCGCGCTCGGCACCTCGACCCTCGACCTCGGGGTGTTCACCGGCGTGGCATGGGCCGCCGCTGGGTCGAGCGCGGTGCTGCTGCTCGCCGGGCCGCTCGGCCGGGCGCTCGGGGGCACGGTCCTGGACCGGTTCGGCGCGCGGTCGTTCAGCTTCTACCTACCTGCTGCACCAGCCGGTCCTGCTCGTCGGCGCCCCGGTCGTGGCGCTGCTGCCCGGCGGGACGCCGGTCCAGCTCGTCATCGGCGGGCTCGCGGCGTTCGGCGTCACGGCTCTGCTCGCGGATCTGATGTACCGCGGGGTCGAGCTGCCCAGCCACCACGCCGGGCGTCGACGCTTCCCGGTCACCGTCGCGCTGCCGCCGCGCACGCCGGCCGCCACGCGGGACGACCGGCGCGACGACCTCCCCGAGCCGACGCCGGTGTGATCGTGCCCCGGCCGGATGAGCCGCGAGAGGCGACGCGGACTGCTCGTGCTGCTGAGCGTCGCGTCGGCGTGCTGGGTCGCCCTGCTCGTGGTGGCCGTCGCCACCCGCGACCTCCCGTCCTCCAGACGGTGACGACGTCCACTGTGCTGGCGATCGCGTGGATCTCGTGGGCGGTCGACGTCCGTCGCGGTCGCCGCGATCCGTGA
- a CDS encoding ROK family protein produces MTTQHHRAAPRPASLDAVLSCAWDAAELTASEVIAATGLTRSTAIEALDALTATGLLRELPNARAAGAYRKGRPARRFGLVADAAVLVGVDSGQVHVTATVADLRGAPLGTARAVLGPLHDDPAVRRTAVLAAVDEALAAAGRTRVDVLALCAGVPAPVNTHGDSPPHPDGFWDRMNPGLRDAFAWAPLVRVENDASLAAVAEGTRGAAVGSRNYVALLAGERLGAGVVVDGRVLHGAHGGVGEMVAFDLVEGVGAAYGLGARAAEWAADAVARGEVVAGGPLAEVAAEDLDGRRVLELAADGDPDALQVVQRVGAMLARVVSVLGSMFDPERIVVSGAVSAGVQQVVEAARAALPPGLHLPAPALEISPLGADVVVTGAIAEARSAARAHALDVLASREAAVVGPG; encoded by the coding sequence GTGACGACCCAGCACCACCGCGCGGCGCCGCGACCCGCGAGCCTGGACGCCGTGCTGTCCTGCGCGTGGGACGCCGCCGAGCTCACCGCCAGCGAGGTCATCGCGGCGACCGGGCTGACCCGGTCCACCGCGATCGAGGCCCTCGACGCCCTCACCGCCACCGGGCTGCTCCGCGAGCTGCCGAACGCCCGTGCCGCCGGGGCGTACCGCAAGGGCCGCCCGGCGCGGCGGTTCGGGCTCGTCGCCGACGCCGCCGTGCTCGTCGGGGTCGACAGCGGGCAGGTGCACGTCACTGCCACCGTCGCCGACCTGCGCGGCGCGCCGCTCGGCACCGCCCGGGCGGTGCTGGGCCCGCTGCACGACGACCCCGCGGTGCGGAGGACCGCGGTCCTCGCCGCGGTCGACGAGGCGCTCGCCGCCGCGGGGCGGACGCGCGTGGACGTGCTCGCCCTGTGCGCCGGCGTGCCCGCCCCCGTCAACACCCACGGCGACTCGCCCCCGCACCCGGACGGCTTCTGGGACCGGATGAACCCCGGGCTGCGCGACGCGTTCGCCTGGGCGCCGCTGGTCCGCGTCGAGAACGACGCCTCGCTGGCCGCGGTCGCCGAGGGCACGCGCGGTGCAGCGGTCGGCAGCCGGAACTACGTGGCGCTGCTCGCGGGCGAGCGCCTGGGTGCGGGGGTCGTCGTCGACGGCCGGGTGCTGCACGGCGCGCACGGCGGCGTCGGCGAGATGGTGGCCTTCGACCTGGTCGAGGGCGTCGGCGCGGCGTACGGGCTCGGGGCCCGGGCGGCCGAGTGGGCGGCCGACGCCGTCGCGCGCGGCGAGGTCGTCGCCGGCGGCCCGCTCGCGGAGGTCGCCGCCGAGGACCTCGACGGGCGCCGGGTGCTGGAGCTCGCCGCCGACGGCGACCCGGACGCCCTGCAGGTCGTGCAGCGGGTCGGCGCGATGCTCGCGCGCGTCGTCAGCGTGCTGGGCAGCATGTTCGACCCGGAGCGCATCGTCGTGTCGGGCGCCGTGTCCGCGGGGGTGCAGCAGGTGGTCGAGGCCGCCCGCGCGGCGCTGCCGCCGGGGCTGCACCTGCCCGCGCCGGCGCTCGAGATCTCGCCGCTCGGGGCGGACGTGGTGGTGACCGGGGCGATCGCCGAGGCGCGCTCCGCCGCCCGGGCGCACGCGCTCGACGTCTTGGCGTCGCGCGAGGCCGCCGTCGTCGGCCCGGGATAG
- a CDS encoding carbohydrate ABC transporter permease encodes MTSTVTTGTAARAAATAPPPRRARRRVEPIYYLLLLPTVVLFTLAITVPGIIGIFFSFTDSIGIGDWSFVGLTNYVAMFSDPAILQSYLFTFGFAVATVVVVNLVAFLLAVGLTSRIRMKTALRTVFVVPMVISGIIIAYVFNFLFSNSLPAAGAATGIGWLETSLLANPDLAWVAIVLVTAWQSIPGTMLIYIAGLLSVPGDVYEAADLDGASKVQQLLRITVPLVAGYVVINVILGFKGYLNAYDIIVGLTNGGPGTETRSVAMTIIAGFNGGDYAYQMANATIFFVVAVLISLLQLSLTRTRKAS; translated from the coding sequence ATGACCAGCACCGTGACCACCGGGACGGCCGCCCGCGCGGCGGCCACCGCCCCACCACCCCGGCGCGCCCGCCGCCGGGTCGAGCCGATCTACTACCTGCTCCTGCTGCCCACCGTCGTCCTGTTCACCCTGGCGATCACGGTGCCGGGGATCATCGGCATCTTCTTCAGCTTCACCGACTCGATCGGCATCGGGGACTGGAGCTTCGTCGGGCTGACCAACTACGTCGCGATGTTCAGCGACCCGGCGATCCTGCAGAGCTACCTGTTCACCTTCGGCTTCGCCGTCGCCACGGTGGTCGTCGTCAACCTGGTGGCGTTCCTGCTCGCGGTGGGGCTGACCTCGCGGATCCGGATGAAGACGGCGCTGCGGACCGTGTTCGTGGTCCCCATGGTGATCAGCGGCATCATCATCGCGTACGTCTTCAACTTCCTGTTCTCGAACTCGCTGCCCGCCGCGGGCGCCGCCACCGGGATCGGGTGGCTGGAGACGAGCCTGCTGGCCAACCCGGACCTGGCCTGGGTCGCGATCGTCCTCGTCACCGCGTGGCAGTCGATCCCCGGGACGATGCTCATCTACATCGCGGGTCTGCTGTCCGTGCCCGGCGACGTGTACGAGGCGGCCGACCTGGACGGCGCGAGCAAGGTCCAGCAGCTGCTCCGGATCACCGTGCCGCTGGTGGCCGGCTACGTCGTCATCAACGTGATCCTCGGGTTCAAGGGGTACCTGAACGCCTACGACATCATCGTCGGCCTCACCAACGGCGGCCCCGGCACCGAGACCCGCAGCGTCGCGATGACGATCATCGCCGGCTTCAACGGCGGCGACTACGCCTACCAGATGGCGAACGCGACGATCTTCTTCGTCGTCGCCGTCCTGATCTCCCTCCTGCAGCTCTCCCTGACGCGCACCCGGAAGGCCTCGTGA
- a CDS encoding extracellular solute-binding protein, translated as MVQGISRPAGRTGRVRRVRRAVASALVVLTSGVLLAACAGDGRDEVRFAFSKREAIGFMTELVDEYNAAQTDVRVVLDTSGVDVVSASFVRGNPPDIALANYNMESARFVQRGALSDLSDTEAATRIRPDLQPLMDQYGSYPGRTSALPYSVMAASVIYNEQIFAEQGIEVPQTWDELIAACETLQAAGITPIYATFKDDWTVAQGWFDYAVGGQVDVLDFFDRLAEQGTDVGPGSAVSFEQDFTGPLEQATELAQYVNPDAASRGYGDGNLAFAQGEAAMYLQGPWAFSEIAKTSPDLPLGTFPLPMTDDPDDLAVRVNVDLAAWIPVEAKHPEAARDFLEYLYRPEVIEAYNASQLGFTPTTDAAPVDDPRVAGMASYYEDNRVYQGPSVLIPKTIPVNNYAQAVLLGGDPAGMLRTLDADWARLAFRQPAPVTETKESTR; from the coding sequence ATGGTGCAGGGGATCTCTCGACCCGCGGGGCGGACGGGGCGGGTGCGGCGCGTACGCCGGGCCGTCGCGTCCGCGCTCGTGGTCCTGACGAGCGGGGTGCTGCTCGCTGCGTGCGCCGGCGACGGCCGCGACGAGGTGCGGTTCGCGTTCAGCAAGCGCGAGGCGATCGGCTTCATGACGGAGCTGGTCGACGAGTACAACGCCGCGCAGACCGACGTGCGGGTGGTGCTCGACACCTCCGGCGTGGACGTGGTGTCGGCGAGCTTCGTCCGGGGCAACCCGCCGGACATCGCGCTCGCGAACTACAACATGGAGTCGGCGCGGTTCGTGCAGCGCGGGGCGCTGAGCGACCTGTCGGACACGGAGGCGGCCACCCGGATCCGCCCGGACCTGCAGCCGCTGATGGACCAGTACGGGTCGTACCCGGGCCGGACGAGCGCGCTGCCGTACTCCGTCATGGCGGCGTCGGTCATCTACAACGAGCAGATCTTCGCGGAGCAGGGGATCGAGGTCCCGCAGACCTGGGACGAGCTGATCGCCGCCTGCGAGACGCTGCAGGCCGCCGGGATCACGCCGATCTACGCCACGTTCAAGGACGACTGGACGGTCGCGCAGGGCTGGTTCGACTACGCGGTCGGCGGGCAGGTCGACGTGCTCGACTTCTTCGACCGGCTCGCCGAGCAGGGCACCGACGTCGGCCCGGGCAGCGCGGTGTCGTTCGAGCAGGACTTCACCGGCCCGCTGGAGCAGGCGACCGAGCTCGCGCAGTACGTCAACCCGGACGCCGCCAGCCGCGGCTACGGCGACGGCAACCTCGCCTTCGCGCAGGGCGAGGCGGCGATGTACCTCCAGGGGCCGTGGGCGTTCAGCGAGATCGCGAAGACGTCGCCGGACCTCCCGCTCGGCACCTTCCCGCTGCCGATGACCGACGACCCGGACGACCTGGCGGTCCGGGTGAACGTCGACCTCGCGGCCTGGATCCCGGTGGAGGCGAAGCACCCGGAGGCGGCGCGGGACTTCCTCGAGTACCTGTACCGCCCGGAGGTCATCGAGGCCTACAACGCCTCGCAGCTCGGCTTCACGCCGACCACCGACGCCGCGCCGGTCGACGACCCGCGGGTGGCGGGGATGGCGTCGTACTACGAGGACAACCGGGTGTACCAGGGGCCGTCGGTCCTCATCCCCAAGACCATCCCGGTCAACAACTACGCGCAGGCGGTCCTGCTCGGCGGCGACCCCGCCGGGATGCTCCGCACGCTGGACGCGGACTGGGCGCGGCTCGCCTTCCGGCAGCCGGCCCCGGTCACGGAGACGAAGGAGTCGACGCGATGA
- a CDS encoding carbohydrate ABC transporter permease has translation MATQTTTAVEAARGTGRTTGHVRSERTNWSGTVVLVLCAVTVLLPLYVTVSMAFKTQGQAVDGQAFSLPAPFSIDGFVEAWNLTKFPVGAGISLLVTAGTVVATILLAAFASYAIMRNWDHRLFRYSFYYLLAAMFIPFPVVALPQIQLTGRVGLDNPFGVILLATMFQLSFSVLLFTAFLRSIPEELEESARLDGATTWQTFWRLIFPLLAPMSATVGIFAFLYAWNDFMMPSLIISDPALQTLPVRQNLFQNQFSNNYHVAFASYLMAMAPAIVAYLFTQRWVMAGVTQGAVKG, from the coding sequence ATGGCGACGCAGACGACGACGGCGGTCGAGGCCGCCCGCGGCACCGGCCGCACCACCGGCCACGTCCGGTCCGAGCGCACGAACTGGTCCGGGACGGTCGTCCTGGTGCTGTGCGCGGTCACCGTCCTGCTGCCGCTCTACGTGACGGTGTCGATGGCGTTCAAGACCCAGGGGCAGGCGGTCGACGGCCAGGCGTTCTCGCTGCCCGCGCCGTTCAGCATCGACGGGTTCGTCGAGGCGTGGAACCTCACGAAGTTCCCGGTCGGCGCGGGGATCTCGCTGCTCGTCACGGCCGGGACGGTCGTGGCGACGATCCTGCTCGCCGCGTTCGCGTCGTACGCGATCATGCGGAACTGGGACCACCGCCTGTTCCGGTACTCCTTCTACTACCTGCTCGCGGCGATGTTCATCCCGTTCCCGGTCGTCGCCCTGCCGCAGATCCAGCTCACCGGCCGCGTCGGCCTGGACAACCCGTTCGGCGTGATCCTGCTGGCGACGATGTTCCAGCTCAGCTTCAGCGTGCTGCTGTTCACGGCGTTCCTGCGGTCGATCCCCGAGGAGCTCGAGGAGAGCGCGCGGCTCGACGGCGCCACGACGTGGCAGACGTTCTGGCGGCTGATCTTCCCGCTGCTGGCGCCGATGAGCGCGACCGTCGGGATCTTCGCGTTCCTGTACGCCTGGAACGACTTCATGATGCCGTCGCTGATCATCTCCGACCCGGCGCTCCAGACCCTTCCGGTGCGGCAGAACCTGTTCCAGAACCAGTTCAGCAACAACTACCACGTGGCGTTCGCCTCGTACCTGATGGCCATGGCGCCCGCGATCGTCGCCTACCTGTTCACGCAGCGCTGGGTGATGGCGGGCGTCACCCAGGGCGCCGTCAAGGGCTGA